In a single window of the Drosophila albomicans strain 15112-1751.03 chromosome 3, ASM965048v2, whole genome shotgun sequence genome:
- the LOC117571512 gene encoding protein matrimony, with protein MAESCTPKNRPKLCLMQNSLNVNSINVRCFSPIIGDFRSPNLSPITNMRASKSPISPMHFKKPMEKPQQQQQQQPTTHQQQALPPKIKFSVHEKKKKKQPREEENNNNNSLDCFMDDTSNSSIETSLCKETRRRSLQVANHNYVINHANNLKEVLLLVGLEQYLDKFEKSRIDMIDLVSMKRSDLKKIGLCKNEDCDRILDALKEL; from the coding sequence ATGGCTGAAAGTTGCACACCGAAAAATCGTCCAAAATTGTGCCTAATGCAGAATTCGCTAAACGTTAACTCAATAAATGTGCGTTGCTTTTCGCCAATTATTGGCGATTTCCGTTCGCCGAATTTGTCGCCAATTACGAATATGCGAGCAAGCAAGAGTCCAATTTCGCCCATGCACTTCAAGAAGCCAATGGagaagccacagcagcaacaacagcagcagccgacgACTCATCAACAACAAGCGTTGCCAcccaaaatcaaattttctgTTCAtgagaaaaagaagaagaagcaaccTAGGGAAGaggagaacaacaataacaacagttTGGATTGCTTCATGGATGAcacgagcaacagcagcattgaAACATCGTTGTGCAAAGAAACTCGGCGTCGCTCACTGCAAGTCGCCAATCACAATTATGTGATAAATCATGCCAACAATTTGAAGGAAGTGCTGCTCCTCGTCGGTCTAGAGCAGTATTTGGATAAGTTCGAAAAATCGCGCATCGATATGATCGATCTGGTGTCCATGAAGCGTTCAGATCTCAAGAAGATAGGCTTATGCAAAAATGAGGATTGCGATCGCATATTAGATGCTCTGAAGGAGCTTTAA
- the LOC117571505 gene encoding intraflagellar transport protein 122 homolog encodes MRGVLKWLERIEFPNAKDEKTSVHSVCYAPDGSQLVVAAGDRLLIYNPNDGSLLNTLKAHKDTVNAVVYSRDGKRFASGAADKIVIVWSPQLEGLLKYSHSDSIQCMCFNPISHHLASCSISDFAFWSADQKAVQKYKIGSRVNGCAWTNDGQYLILGLANGSISIRNKLGEEKGRIDRPGGSSSSVFSVQCCPANGAGSVDTIAIADWGQTLSFHTLSGQMIGKERALSFDPLCMQYFPNGEFCVVGGCTGNLHFFTRDGVRLGTLGDGFDSWIWTVAIHPNGQSYTIGCEDGTLASFNIASSTVHALYRERYAFRENMCDVIIQHLISGQKVRIKCRDLVQKIAIYRNRLAVQLPERVVLYELSSTENEPMHYKVREKIQQKFDCSLLVVCGKNIVLCQEKRLQCLDFDGALQREWIMDSFIRYIKVTGGPPGREGLMVGLKNGQVFRIFLNNSLPLLVTTAVSAVRCLDINANRSKIAVVDDAGRLVVRDLVNDTILYQDAGVNSVTWNTHLDTMLCYTHSSGGLSVRVGNLPPRAPQNMHGVVVGLCGATAFCLRGNIMHNTPLALGATMWQFIESGLFDEAYQVACLGVTISDWEGLAQSALEALHINIARDAYVKVRNLPWLQVISELREQQQRASVPKEVLLGESSAFAGKFKEAARLFLKCGQSTRALEMYTDLRMFDLAQEYLKDGSEPEKRELVRKRAEWAYSVKEPRAAAELLLSAGEHQKAIDIVSEQGWADVLYDIGRRLSLSERDALQSVAQNLKTLKALPLAAEMFKKLGDEAQVVQLHVEVQDWPEAFRLAEALPELLPTVHFQHAQWLAETDQFIDAHQAYLKAGRTKDANRLLKQLSNTAIVEERYLDASYFYWLLAKQYLDIYHEKPEQNAIDHHLNEYKNHLRIAKVYYAYSVIYNYMKEPFTTHSPVSLFNVSRFIFNEVENKGAPKGVSMFSVLFTLAKQAKLLQANKLCLLVNKRLQSLKPPAGVQEQIDLNYLNSKACKSGFNDPEELLPLCYKCSNYSQHLNNNNCPTCRQDYIFSFVSFEILPLVQFYPEVDITDSEAERLLLAPAKNPEDADPFNEDVASALPLSLDRNALRAIDPNHVLILKRQNKHKRNIYYRNILPDLQITYCSECLLLFYAEDFELQVLQKGYCPFCRTSSDKLLEDF; translated from the exons atGCGTGGCGTGCTCAAATGGTTGGAACGCATCGAATTTCCGAATGCTAAAGACGAGAAAACAAG CGTCCACTCTGTCTGCTATGCACCCGATGGCAGCCAATTGGTGGTGGCAGCAGGTGATCGCCTGCTCATCTACAACCCCAACGATGGCTCATTGCTAAACACCTTAAAAGCCCACAAAGATACTGTCAATGCAGTAGTTTACTCCCGGGATGGCAAACGCTTTGCCAGTGGGGCAGCGGATAAGATTGTCATTGTGTGGTCACCACAGCTGGAGGGGCTGCTCAAGTATTC TCACAGCGACTCCATACAATGCATGTGCTTTAATCCCATCTCACATCATTTGGCCTCATGTTCCATATCGGATTTTGCCTTCTGGTCCGCAGATCAAAAGGCGGTGCAAAAGTACAAGATTGGGTCACGTGTCAATGGCTGCGCTTGGACCAATGATGGACAATACTTGATACTTGGCCTGGCCAACGGCTCCATATCCATACGCAACAAACTAGGTGAGGAGAAGGGACGTATTGATCGACCAGGCGGCTCGTCAAGCTCCGTGTTTAGCGTGCAGTGTTGTCCCGCCAATGGAGCCGGTAGCGTGGACACAATTGCCATTGCGGATTGGGGTCAAACGCTCTCGTTTCACACGCTCAGCGGCCAAATGATTGGCAAAGAACGTGCACTCTCCTTTGATCCGCTCTGCATGCAATACTTTCCAAATGGTGAATTTTGTGTGGTCGGCGGCTGCACTGGAAATTTGCACTTCTTCACACGAGATGGAGTACGCTTGGGCACGCTGGGCGATGGTTTTGACTCGTGGATCTGGACGGTGGCCATACATCCCAATGGACAATCCTATACCATAGGATGTGAGGATGGCACGCTGGCCAGCTTTAACATTGCGTCCAGCACTGTGCATGCTTTATATCGCGAACGTTACGCTTTTCGTGAGAACATGTGCGATGTGATCATACAGCACTTGATATCCGGACAAAAGGTGCGAATCAAGTGTCGCGATCTGGTGCAAAAGATTGCTATCTATAGGAATCGTTTGGCCGTCCAGCTACCAGAACGTGTGGTGCTCTACGAGCTCAGCTCAACTGAGAACGAGCCCATGCACTATAAAGTGCGCgagaaaatacaacaaaagttCGATTGCAGTCTGCTTGTGGTGTGCGGCAAGAATATTGTGTTGTGCCAAGAGAAGCGACTGCAGTGCCTGGACTTCGATGGCGCGCTGCAACGGGAATGGATCATGGACTCGTTCATACGCTATATTAAGGTCACAGGCGGTCCGCCGGGACGTGAGGGGCTCATGGTGGGCCTGAAGAATGGTCAAGTGTTTCGCATCTTTCTCAACAATTCGCTGCCGTTGCTTGTCACTACAGCAGTGTCGGCGGTGCGTTGTCTGGACATCAATGCCAATCGCAGTAAGATTGCTGTTGTGGACGATGCTGGTCGTTTGGTGGTCCGGGACTTGGTCAACGACACCATACTTTATCAGGATGCGGGCGTCAATAGTGTCACCTGGAACACACATCTCGACACGATGCTTTGCTATACGCACAGCAGCGGCGGCTTGAGTGTGCGTGTTGGAAATCTGCCGCCGAGGGCGCCACAGAACATGCACGGCGTTGTGGTTGGACTGTGTGGCGCCACTGCCTTCTGTTTACGGGGCAACATTATGCACAACACGCCACTAGCGCTGGGCGCCACCATGTGGCAGTTTATCGAGTCAGGACTGTTTGA TGAGGCATACCAGGTCGCCTGTCTGGGAGTCACTATCAGCGACTGGGAGGGTTTGGCACAGTCCGCCTTGGAGGCGCTGCACATCAACATTGCACGCGATGCGTATGTCAAGGTGCGCAATCTGCCCTGGCTGCAGGTCATCAGTGAGCTgcgggagcagcagcaacgcgcCAGCGTGCCCAAAGAAGTGTTGCTGGGCGAGAGCAGCGCCTTTGCTGGCAAGTTCAAGGAGGCAGCGCGTCTCTTTCTCAAGTGCGGACAATCAACGCGTGCGCTGGAAATGTACACGGATCTGCGCATGTTTGATTTGGCTCAGGAGTATCTCAAGGATGGCAGCGAACCGGAGAAACGTGAACTGGTGCGCAAGCGTGCCGAATGGGCGTATTCGGTAAAAGAGCCGAGAGCGGCAGCCGAGTTGCTGCTCTCTGCCGGCGAGCATCAGAAAGCTATTGACATTGTGTCCGAGCAGGGCTGGGCGGATGT TCTTTATGACATTGGTCGTCGTTTGAGTTTAAGTGAACGTGATGCTTTGCAATCGGTAGCGCAGAATCTGAAGACTCTGAAGGCTTTGCCGCTGGCTGCTGAGATGTTTAAGAAGCTGGGCGACGAGGCGCAAGTGGTGCAGCTGCATGTCGAGGTGCAGGATTGGCCAGAGGCGTTTCGTCTAGCCGAAGCACTACCGGAGTTGCTCCCCACGGTACATTTCCAGCATGCGCAGTGGCTGGCCGAAACGGATCAGTTCATTGATGCGCATCAGG CTTATTTAAAAGCCGGACGCACCAAGGATGCCAATCGTCTGTTAAAGCAGCTGAGCAATACGGCAATTGTTGAGGAACGCTATCTGGATGCCAGCTACTTTTACTGGCTGCTTGCGAAGCAATATTTGGACATCTATCATGAGAAGCC TGAACAAAATGCCATTGATCATCACCTGAACGAGTACAAAAACCATTTGCGAATTGCCAAGGTCTATTATGCCTATAGCGTCATCTACAACTATATGAAGGAACCATTTACCACTCATTCACCCGTCAGTCTATTTAATGTAAGCCgtttcattttcaatgaaGTGGAGAACAAAGGCGCCCCAAAGGGTGTCAGTATGTT TTCAGTGCTCTTTACGCTCGCCAAACAGGCCAAGTTGCTGCAGGCCAATAAACTGTGTCTGTTGGTCAATAAGCGACTGCAGTCGCTGAAGCCTCCAGCGGGAGTTCAAGAGCAAATCGAT CTCAATTACCTGAATAGCAAGGCCTGCAAGAGCGGCTTCAATGATCCCGAGGAGCTCCTGCCGCTTTGCTACAAATGTTCAAACTACAGCCAACATttgaataacaacaattgtCCCACCTGTCGACAGGACTACATATTCtcatttgtttcttttg AAATATTGCCTTTAGTACAATTTTATCCTGAAGTGGACATAACAGACTCAGAAGCAGAGCGATTGCTTTTGGCGCCTGCCAAGAATCCCGAGGACGCAGATCCCTTCAACGAGGATGTGGCCAGTGCATTGCCCTTAAGTTTGGATCGCAATGCGTTGCGTGCCATTGATCCGAACCATGTGTTAATACTCAAGCGACAGAATAAACACAAACGCAACATTTACTATCGCAACATTTTGCCCGATCTGCAGATCACCTACTGCTCCGAATGTCTGCTG CTCTTTTATGCTGAGGATTTTGAGTTGCAGGTGCTGCAGAAGGGTTATTGTCCCTTCTGTCGCACTTCATCTGACAAGCTGCTGGAAGACTTTTAA
- the LOC117571510 gene encoding NADPH-dependent diflavin oxidoreductase 1: protein MRILVLYGSQTGTAQDVAEHIWRESRQWGFEGPVLSLQDYNIQQLVEERLVIFVVATTGDGTEPDNMKQAWRFLLKRSLPSNSLTGLQFACLGLGDSSYSKFNYAAKKLHKRLLNLGATSLCPLGLCDDQHDYGHLGTSLAWTASLWETLSSTLAVHKKENPVDVQMWNVRVLEQPPALDEEQRLQWTQSQTPQLFKLIENVRTTAADHFQDVHLLRLQGIGSETTTWQPGDVLDVQPQNSAQIVQEFFDLLQEHQLPFDANTWIEVTSAHEDLPLPLPYATPLTLEQAARHIWDLTAKPRQRFLEVLAQNCEDELEREKLLEFCTAEGLDDLIAYVNRPRRTLLELLQDFRHATSKLTLSQLFEMMPLIQMRSFSIASDVSAGTLDLLVAIVNYKTIMHTPRLGLCSNWLKQLPPGVELRALIKPGTMSWPKEPQTPLIIIGPGTGIAPFRSIIQHRLQQQQTGVSIGKIEVFFGCRNKDKDYHFATDFEAWKAEQNIKVHVAFSRDQENKVYVQHLIKECGSNLAKLIREQNAYIYVAGSSNNMPKAVREAFIEALDNDANYVDQLMKQRRYQEETWA from the coding sequence atgCGTATTTTGGTGCTTTATGGCAGCCAAACTGGCACCGCACAGGATGTGGCTGAACACATATGGCGTGAGTCGCGTCAATGGGGCTTCGAGGGTCCCGTGCTCTCGCTGCAAGACTACAACATTCAGCAGCTTGTGGAAGAGCGCCTCGTGATTTTTGTGGTAGCCACCACTGGAGATGGCACTGAGCCGGACAACATGAAACAAGCATGGCGCTTTCTACTGAAACGCAGCTTGCCCAGCAATTCGTTAACTGGTCTCCAATTCGCTTGCCTTGGCCTTGGGGACTCCAGCTATTCGAAGTTCAATTATGCAGCCAAAAAGTTGCATAAACGTTTGCTGAACTTGGGCGCCACATCACTATGTCCCCTGGGCTTGTGCGATGATCAGCATGACTATGGTCATCTGGGTACTTCGCTGGCCTGGACAGCGTCCCTGTGGGAAACACTAAGCAGTACGCTAGCTgtgcacaaaaaagaaaatcccGTGGATGTTCAAATGTGGAATGTACGAGTTTTGGAGCAACCTCCCGCTTTAGATGAGGAACAGCGCTTACAGTGGACCCAAAGCCAGACACCTCAACTgtttaaattaatagaaaatgtCCGCACAACCGCAGCGGATCATTTTCAGGATGTGCATTTGCTGCGCCTACAAGGAATTGGCAGTGAAACGACAACGTGGCAACCCGGCGACGTGCTTGATGTGCAGCCACAGAATAGCGCACAAATTGTACAAGAATTCTTTGACCTACTACAAGAACATCAACTGCCATTCGATGCCAACACTTGGATTGAAGTGACGTCTGCTCACGAGGACTTACCGCTTCCCTTGCCTTATGCAACTCCATTGACACTAGAGCAAGCTGCTCGGCATATTTGGGATCTGACTGCCAAGCCGCGGCAACGTTTCCTTGAGGTGCTCGCGCAAAACTGCGAGGATGAATTGGAGCGCGAAAAACTCTTGGAGTTTTGCACAGCCGAAGGATTGGACGATCTGATTGCATATGTAAATCGACCACGTCGCACATTGCTGGAGCTGTTGCAGGACTTTAGACATGCCACATCTAAGCTAACGCTATCGCAACTGTTTGAGATGATGCCACTGATACAAATGCGTAGCTTTTCCATTGCTTCCGATGTCTCGGCGGGCACACTTGACTTGCTGGTGGCTATCGTCAACTACAAGACCATAATGCATACGCCGCGACTGGGTTTGTGTTCCAATTGGCTCAAACAGCTACCGCCTGGTGTGGAGCTTCGTGCTCTCATCAAACCGGGCACCATGAGCTGGCCCAAAGAGCCACAAACTCCTTTGATTATTATTGGACCCGGCACTGGCATTGCGCCCTTTCGCAGTATAATCCAGCATcgtttgcagcagcagcaaactggCGTAAGCATTGGAAAAATTGAAGTGTTCTTTGGCTGTCGCAATAAGGACAAAGATTACCACTTTGCAACCGACTTTGAGGCATGGAAAGCTGAGCAAAACATTAAAGTACATGTGGCCTTCTCACGCGATCAAGAGAACAAGGTTTATGTGCAACATCTGATCAAGGAATGTGGCTCCAACTTGGCTAAGTTGATCAGGGAGCAAAATGCTTACATCTATGTGGCGGGTAGCTCCAACAACATGCCGAAAGCAGTGAGAGAAGCATTTATCGAAGCACTGGATAATGATGCCAACTATGTGGATCAACTGATGAAACAGCGACGTTATCAAGAGGAAACATGGGCGTAG
- the LOC117571511 gene encoding tRNA 2'-phosphotransferase 1, whose protein sequence is MAKIQSNTQLSKQLSWLLRHGAQKEGIAIQPDGFVCVTDIQRHPRYGANFSLEKLKELVAADAKQRYTLRCNPVTGAQEIRANQGHSLGAVTSEACLERIQSIEQLPPGAVVVHGTYYRHWERIKSEGLKRMQRNHVHFAVLNNSEGDKRGVISGFRGDCQLLIYLNVAKVLEHQLELFRSSNNVVLCAGIEGSIPTEYFQRVVDRRTGKSLLI, encoded by the coding sequence ATGGCAAAAATACAATCCAACACACAATTGAGTAAACAGCTCTCATGGCTTCTGCGTCATGGCGCCCAAAAAGAGGGAATCGCAATACAGCCAGATGGTTTTGTCTGTGTTACTGATATTCAACGACATCCACGCTATGGCGCCAACTTTAGCCTAGAAAAGCTAAAGGAACTTGTGGCCGCAGACGCCAAGCAACGATATACACTGCGTTGCAATCCCGTGACAGGAGCTCAAGAGATACGCGCCAATCAAGGACATTCGCTGGGCGCTGTGACGTCGGAGGCGTGCTTAGAGCGCATACAAAGCATAGAGCAGTTGCCGCCAGGGGCTGTTGTGGTCCATGGCACCTACTATCGTCACTGGGAGCGCATCAAGAGCGAGGGTCTAAAGCGCATGCAACGCAATCATGTTCACTTCGCTGTGCTCAACAACAGCGAGGGTGATAAACGTGGTGTCATCAGTGGATTCCGTGGAGATTGCCAGCTGCTGATCTATTTGAATGTGGCCAAGGTGTTGGAGCATCAGCTTGAGCTATTCCGTTCGAGCAACAACGTTGTGCTTTGTGCCGGAATCGAGGGCAGCATTCCAACGGAATATTTTCAACGTGTTGTCGATCGACGCACGGGGAAATCGTTGTTAATCTAG
- the LOC117571508 gene encoding uncharacterized protein LOC117571508 — MTSDVESRQTKSNLPLGQEDAANCKVCDAPFKTLQECLAHELLKHTIKPQKKLRKCLDAVTKLFASEQTQSERRLLEALLVQSPPGQQLRAVLGFYAGNSAALAECFQEVRKNIQNQMQGKVKVYPFGSLVTGLALKDSDIDLYLESIHGNSNAISHSQLYKRTNSFLRRTGCFSDVITIRHARVPIIRCKHVASGLRLDISMSSPNSTHNSRFVAELLNRDVRLRELFLFLKIWAKKLMIISNVMTSYCLITLIIYQLQQQRHLPTIKELQSGIPVLDIGGINYAYSFERVPALPASLTTFDLVSGFFELYSHMDFEKKMLSPYLGHALDVEAAFTVPGNFPEYNAQVLAIETAMQERIEPFNIERCVCVQDPFELTRNVGQSISQTNLYYLNQCLAAANEACNDTKLKSTPPKFYDYLLFGLAEHLVEEHRLEHVLPAKQRKQMPKKEVKTVDAVADAVAVEAKADVASTTVAAKADEPSSKDDRKPTVTDNSCMPLMHVYTLTPTNNDLKTLKSDVLSKARKQTKSIYYLWVECYVDAIKDILSHIYALSMKELDANVPATDTNALPLNMTWQISTTLDTWSARNFQRSTRQSFFAQQLQQTVEFSKTRPQNPSYVVNMRGHLSLIIAEDYKELRLELQPMPGDALGLQRHSPLTKFFKSLKNMLCNYNFKEKVISFQYER, encoded by the exons ATGACCAGCGACGTGGAATCTCGTCAAACTAAGTCCAACTTGCCATTGGGCCAAGAGGATGCGGCCAATTGCAAAGTATGCGATGCTCCGTTTAAGACACTGCAAGAGTGTTTGGCACACGAGTTACTCAAGCACACAATCAAGCCACAGAAGAAGCTGCGAAAATGCCTCGATGCCGTCACCAAACTCTTTGCCAGCGAACAAACTCAATCCGAACGACGCCTGCTGGAGGCATTGCTAGTCCAGTCACCACCTGGACAGCAACTGCGTGCTGTATTGGGATTCTATGCTGGCAATAGTGCTGCATTGGCGGAATGTTTTCAGGAAGTGCGCAAGAACATACAGAATCAGATGCAGGGCAAAGTTAAGGTCTATCCATTTGGCTCGCTTGTCACTGGTTTGGCTTTGAAGG ATAGCGATATTGATTTGTATTTGGAATCCATTCACGGCAACTCGAATGCGATATCGCATAGTCAATTGTACAAGAGAACCAACAGCTTTTTGCGTCGCACGGGTTGCTTTTCAGATGTGATTACCATACGACATGCTCGAGTTCCAATCATTCGTTGCAAGCATGTGGCAAGCGGCTTGCGTCTCGACATCAGCATGTCCAGTCCGAATAGCACCCATAATTCTCGCTTTGTGGCCGAACTGTTAAATCGAGATGTACGCCTGCGTGAGCTGTTCTTGTTCCTAAAGATTTGGGCCAAGAAACTGATGATTATTAGCAATGTCATGACAAGCTATTGCCTGATTACGCTCATCATTTatcagctgcaacagcaacgacactTGCCCACGATTAAGGAGCTGCAGTCTGGCATTCCTGTCTTGGATATTGGAGGCATTAACTATGCGTATAGCTTTGAGCGTGTGCCAGCTTTGCCGGCTAGTTTGACCACCTTTGATCTGGTCAGCGGATTCTTTGAGCTCTACAGTCACATGGACTTTGAGAAGAAGATGCTGTCGCCGTATTTGGGCCATGCCTTGGATGTGGAAGCAGCGTTCACGGTGCCCGGCAACTTTCCCGAATACAATGCCCAAGTGTTAGCCATCGAGACTGCCATGCAAGAGCGCATCGAACCGTTTAATATTGAACGTTGCGTTTGCGTGCAAGATCCATTTGAGCTAACGCGTAATGTGGGTCAATCCATATCACAAACGAATCTATACTATCTCAATCAGTGTTTGGCAGCGGCAAACGAGGCATGCAATGATACTAAACTAAAGTCAACGCCGCCCAAATTTTATGACTACTTGCTGTTTGGGCTTGCCGAGCATCTGGTGGAGGAACATCGCTTGGAACACGTGCTCCCAGCTAAGCAACGCAAACAGATGCCAAAGAAAGAAGTGAAGACTGTCGATGCAGTTGCAgatgctgttgcagttgaagCTAAGGCTGATGTTGCCTCTACAACTGTAGCTGCCAAAGCGGATGAACCATCGTCCAAGGATGACAGAAAACCAACGGTTACGGACAATAGTTGTATGCCATTGATGCATGTTTATACACTCACACCCACCAATAATGATCTGAAGACTTTGAAATCCGATGTCTTGAGCAAAGCTCGCAAGCAAAcgaaatcaatttattatttatgggTTGAATGCTATGTGGACGCTATTAAGGATATTTTATCGCATATTTATGCCTTAAGTATGAAAGAGTTGGATGCGAATGTACCTGCCACAGACACAAATGCCCTCCCATTAAACATGACCTGGCAGATAAGCACAACATTGGATACTTGGAGTGCGCGGAACTTTCAACGCAGCACAAGGCAATCTTTCTTTgcccagcagctgcagcaaacaGTTGAGTTTAGCAAAACACGACCTCAGAATCCTAGCTATGTTGTCAATATGCGTGGTCACCTCTCGCTGATCATCGCTGAGGACTACAAAGAGCTCCGCCTCGAACTGCAGCCGATGCCCGGCGATGCTTTGGGTCTTCAGCGACATAGTCCGCTGACCAAGTTTTTCAAGTCACTGAAGAATATGCTCTGCAACTATAACTTTAAGGAGAAGGTCATCAGTTTTCAATATGAGCGTTGA